The Sesamum indicum cultivar Zhongzhi No. 13 linkage group LG6, S_indicum_v1.0, whole genome shotgun sequence genome has a segment encoding these proteins:
- the LOC110012102 gene encoding uncharacterized protein LOC110012102, which translates to MAPLAWLPPLNSHQESFIDVHIHESYVGPRTGDLRLMIVLHVHVDFYSEKDDSLELVFPGFFITQRRPINMRNHEALEESLWDLILDEDLIPFPLRNCFWTERQLHCRQSRLLLLRNEDELVGKISDFLRLVHKKPKNNDMMALVRLEIGKNVMVPVEEFASWVSWFEEQKRIDPTFEYEYSKAIRRPRDMSEVHQEAESLIARRPAKIVNGELQIVAVNGGKDDGASMLAKESCSICLEGFSNGGRGTRLPCSHMFHENCILRWLRGNHVCPLCRYELPIDE; encoded by the coding sequence ATGGCTCCACTGGCATGGCTTCCACCCTTGAATTCCCACCAAGAATCCTTCATAGATGTTCACATCCATGAATCCTATGTTGGACCAAGAACTGGAGACCTCAGGTTAATGATCGTGCTTCACGTCCACGTCGATTTCTACTCGGAGAAGGATGACAGCCTGGAGTTGGTGTTTCCAGGCTTTTTCATCACTCAGCGCAGACCAATCAACATGAGAAATCACGAAGCCCTGGAAGAGTCATTGTGGGATCTCATCCTGGACGAAGATCTCATCCCCTTCCCATTGCGCAACTGCTTTTGGACGGAACGCCAACTCCACTGCCGTCAGTCGCGGTTGCTTCTACTTCGCAACGAAGATGAGCTCGTCGGGAAAATCTCTGATTTCCTTCGTTTGGTGCACAAGAAACCAAAGAACAACGACATGATGGCATTGGTGCGCTTGGAGATCGGGAAAAATGTGATGGTGCCTGTGGAGGAATTCGCGTCGTGGGTTTCTTGGTTTGAGGAGCAGAAACGGATTGACCCCACATTTGAGTATGAATACAGTAAAGCCATCAGAAGACCGCGTGACATGAGCGAGGTTCACCAAGAAGCAGAATCCTTAATAGCAAGGCGTCCGGCAAAGATCGTCAACGGGGAGCTACAAATTGTGGCTGTGAATGGCGGAAAAGATGATGGAGCGTCGATGTTGGCGAAAGAGTCATGTTCTATATGTTTGGAAGGGTTTTCCAATGGGGGGCGCGGGACGAGGCTGCCTTGCAGTCATATGT